A portion of the Periophthalmus magnuspinnatus isolate fPerMag1 chromosome 2, fPerMag1.2.pri, whole genome shotgun sequence genome contains these proteins:
- the harbi1 gene encoding putative nuclease HARBI1: MAISIAILDCDLLLHGRGQKTMDRFDLDSVSDHFLITHFGFPKTFILYLVALLRESLSRRTQRSRAISPEVQVMAALGFYTSGSYQTSMGDTIGISQASMSRCVSNVTKALVEKAPHFISFFRDESSKEQSLEMFERVAGFPGVIGVLDFVQVAIKAPNSEDQSYVNKKGLHSVGVQLVCDSRGLLLSAETHWPGALRDFDVLQRSALYKTMEDLDQGWLLGDSRYPLRKWLMTPVDYPECPADFRYNLSHTTTHEIVDRTFRAIQTRFKCLDSSKGYLQYSPERSSSIILACCVLHNASLQSGLDAWTLERTDPREPPERVQENLEDRDHKAYEIRKEIILKHFS; encoded by the exons ATGGCCATCTCGATCGCCATCCTGGACTGTGATCTGCTGCTCCACGGACGAGGGCAGAAGACCATGGACCGATTCGACCTGGATTCTGTGTCTGATCACTTTCTAATCACACATTTTGGCTTTCCCAAGACATTCATACTGTATTTGGTGGCGCTATTAAGAGAA AGCCTTTCACGTCGTACTCAGAGATCCAGAGCGATCAGTCCCGAGGTGCAGGTTATGGCCGCGTTAGGGTTTTACACTTCGGGTTCATATCAGACCTCAATGGGCGACACGATCGGGATCAGCCAGGCCTCTATGTCCAGATGTGTGTCCAATGTGACCAAAGCACTGGTGGAAAAGGCTCCTCACTTCATCTCTTTTTTCAG agATGAGTCCAGCAAAGAGCAGTCCTTGGAGATGTTTGAGAGAGTGGCTGGTTTTCCTGGTGTCATCGGGGTCCTCGATTTTGTTCAG GTGGCAATCAAAGCTCCAAACAGTGAGGACCAGTCGTATGTGAATAAGAAAGGGCTCCACTCGGTCGGGGTGCAGCTGGTGTGTGACTCCAGGGGGCTGCTCCTCAGTGCAGAGACGCACTGGCCCGGAGCTCTGAGGGACTTCGATGTGCTGCAACGATCAGCACTCTACAAAACTATGGAGgatctagaccaggggtggctGCTCG GTGACAGCAGATACCCTTTGAGGAAGTGGTTGATGACTCCAGTagattacccagaatgcccTGCAGATTTCCGGTACAATCTGTCCCACACCACAACGCACGAGATCGTCGACCGGACCTTCAGAGCCATACAGACACGCTTTAAGTGTCTGGACAGCAGCAAGGGATATCTACAG TATTCACCAGAGAGAAGCTCCTCTATTATATTGGCCTGTTGTGTTTTACATAACGCGTCACTTCAGTCTGGACTCGATGCTTGGACTTTAGAAAGAACTGACCCTCGAGAGCCCCCCGAAAGAGTCCAGGAAAACCTAGAGGACAGAGACCACAAAGCCTACGAGATACGAAAGGAaattatacttaaacattttagCTAA